A genomic stretch from Arachis stenosperma cultivar V10309 chromosome 3, arast.V10309.gnm1.PFL2, whole genome shotgun sequence includes:
- the LOC130965833 gene encoding uncharacterized protein LOC130965833, with amino-acid sequence MTRGRYPFYAIRKGKDPGLYTDWDDCKDKVLGVSNSEYKEFKDEQKAVEWLKRGEVHVPRERNNDGERMLLLPMGGLRITTGGGRLLSRQEEGSGSTGKFIHVGATSGGSSEGMKEDIVEKANGPVFIEDMEGQLFRVCLF; translated from the exons ATGACTAGAGGTAGGTATCCGTTTTATGCTATCAGGAAGGGGAAGGATCCTGGTTTATACACGGACTGGGATGACTGCAAAGATAAGGTGCTTGGCGTGAGTAATAGCGAGTACAAGGAATTCAAGGATGAGCAGAAAGCCGTTGAATGGCTGAAGAGAGGCGAAGTCCATGTACCTAGAGAAAGGAACAACGATGGCGAAAGAATGTTGTTGCTGCCGATGGGTGGTCTCCGCATAACCACTGGAGGCGGCAGGCTTCTCAGTCGACAAGAAGAGGGTTCTGGCAGCACTGGCAAGTTCATCCATGTAGGAGCAACCTCCGGTGGGAGCAGTGAAG GAATGAAAGAAGACATAGTGGAAAAGGCAAATGGACCGGTGTTCATCGAGGACATGGAGGGGCAGCTATTTAGAGTATGCTTGTTTTGA